The following is a genomic window from Dehalogenimonas sp. 4OHTPN.
GCAAATCTCCCGTATTACATTACTTCACCGGCACTGCGTCATTTTCTTGAAAACCCCCATCCTCCAGGGAAACTGGTGGTGATGGTGCAGAAAGAGGTGGCGCAGCAGATCACTGCCCGTCCGCCGGAGATGAGCCTGCTTTCCATAGCCGTCCAGTTTTTCGGTGTGCCGAAGCTGGTGAGCCGGGTCCCGGCCGGCGCGTTCTACCCGCCGCCCAGGGTTGACTCGGCGCTGCTCCGCATCGACGTCCTGCCGGTTCGGCGTTTAAGCCTGGAGGAAACCGCCGGTTTTTTTAAGGTCGCCAGAGCCGGCTTCGCCACCCGGCGCAAACAACTGGTGAACGCGCTCGCGGGAGGGCTCGGCATCGGGAAAACTGAAGCCGCGGCATGCCTGGCGGCGGCGGGTGTAGACCCGTCCCGGCGCGCCGAGACTTTGTCCGTTGAAGATTGGGTTGCCCTGTATCGGGCTTGCCGGAGCGCCGGTGCTTAAGCTGCTGGCTCCCGCCAAAATCAACCTTTGCCTGGAGGTCATAGGCCGCCGTTCTGACGGCTACCATGAGATAAAAAGCATCATTCAGACGATAGACCTGGCGGATGAACTTCTCTTCGAGCCGGCCGATACTCTATCCATTTCAGCGGACGCCCCCGGCTGGAGGGCTGAACAGAGCCTGGTCTCCAAAGCGGCCCGGTTGCTTCAGGAACGAACCGGGACCAGTCTCGGCGCCCGGGTCAGGCTGGCCAAGCGCATCCCGCTGGTATCGGGACTGGGGGGTGACTCCTCCGACGGCGCCGCGGCCCTGAAAGGATTCAACCGGC
Proteins encoded in this region:
- the rsmA gene encoding 16S rRNA (adenine(1518)-N(6)/adenine(1519)-N(6))-dimethyltransferase RsmA, whose translation is MGDSNSDTARRAHPAVSRLSLGLETRALLERHGLAALKSMGQNFLTDRGVLDKILAAAAVGPEDTVVEVGPGLGVLTRALAERAGRVIAVELDRGMAALLRENFDGESNVAIVEGDILKTDIEALAGGAPYIVVANLPYYITSPALRHFLENPHPPGKLVVMVQKEVAQQITARPPEMSLLSIAVQFFGVPKLVSRVPAGAFYPPPRVDSALLRIDVLPVRRLSLEETAGFFKVARAGFATRRKQLVNALAGGLGIGKTEAAACLAAAGVDPSRRAETLSVEDWVALYRACRSAGA